DNA sequence from the Pseudomonas fluorescens Q2-87 genome:
GCCAGCAAGTGGCCAAGCGCGCCGGCGCCATCGTCGGGGTCCATGGTCTGTCCCAGGGCGAAACCAACATTGCGTTGGAGCGCCTGGTGATCGAGCGGGCCTTGAGCGTCAACACCGCTGCTGCGGGTGGCAACGCCAGTCTGATGACGATCGGCTAAGCGCTGTAGACCAGGCACCTGCAATGGGTGCCTGGCAATCGAGTCCTGTGGGAGCGGGCTTGCTCGCGAAAGCGGTGTATCAGTCGCAATTGATTGGCTGACCAACCGCTTTCGCGAGCAAGCCCGCTCCCACATTGGATTAGTGTCGACCTCGCCCCTCCATCACCGCCATCAATCTTCCTGTTCAGCCTCTATCCCCACGCCTAGACTCGGCCCATTCCCAAAAAGGTAGGCCGCCATGTCCGAGACGCTGCTCAGTTCCCGCAATCTGGCTTTCGAGCTGTACGAAGTCCTTGATGCCGAGGGCCTGACCCAGCGCGAGCGGTTTGCCGAACATAATCGTGAAACCTTCGACGCTGCCCTCGCGACGGCCCGCAACATCGCCGAGAAATATTTCGCGCCGCACAACCGCAAGAATGATGAAAACGAACCGCGCTACGAAAACGGCCAAGCCGTTCTGATCCCGGAAGTGAAGCCGGCGGTGGACGCGTTCCTGGAAGCGGGTTTTCTCAACGCTGCGCGCAGCTTCGACGCGGGGGGCATGCAACTGCCAACGCTGCTGTCCCAGGCTTGTTTCGCACACTTCCAGTCGGCCAACGCCGCATCCACCTCTTACCCGTTCCTGACCATGGGCGCGGCGAACCTGATCGAAAGCTTTGGTAGCGAGGAGCAGAAACAGCGCTTCCTGCAACCGATGATCGACGGCCGCTTCTTCGGCACCATGGCACTGACCGAACCCCATGCGGGCTCATCCCTGTCAGATATTCGGACCCGCGCCGAGCCGGCGTCCGACGGCACCTATCGGCTCAAAGGCAACAAAATCTTCATTTCCGGCGGCGATCATCCGTTGTCGGAAAACATCGTGCACATGGTCCTGGCGAAACTGCCGGACGCGCCGCCGGGGGTCAAGGGCATTTCGCTGTTTATCGTGCCCAAGTTCCTGGTCAACGATGACGGCAGCCTCGGCCAGCGCAACGACGTGCTGCTGGCCGGTCTATTCCACAAAATGGGCTGGCGCGGTACCACCTCCACCGCGTTGAATTTCGGCGACAACGGTGAATGCGTCGGTTACCTCGTAGGAAAACCGCACCACGGCTTGAGCTATATGTTCCAGATGATGAACGAGGCGCGGATCGGTGTCGGCATGGGCGCGGTGATGCTGGGCTATGCCGGCTACCTGTATTCCCTTGAGTACGCCCGCGAGCGCCCGCAAGGCCGGGTGCCCGACAGCAAGGACCCGACCACCGCCCCGGTGGCAATCATCCAGCACGCCGATGTGCGCCGCATGCTGCTGACCCAGAAGGCCTACGTCGAGGGTTCGTTTGACCTTGGGTTGTACGCGGCGCGGCTATTCGACGACACCACCACACTGGAAAGCGAAGCCGAGCGCCGACGTGCCCATGAGCTTCTGGACCTGCTGACCCCTATCGTCAAATCCTGGCCTTCGGAGTTTTGCCTGAAGGCCAACGAGCTGGCGATCCAGATTCTTGGCGGCCACGGCTACACCCGCGAATATCCGGTGGAGCAGTACTACCGCGATAACCGCCTGAACCCGATCCATGAAGGCACTCACGGTATCCAATCCCTGGATCTGCTGGGACGCAAACTGGCGCAGAACGACGGCGCCGGGCTCAAGCAACTGATCCGCCTGGTGGCCGACACCACTGAACGCGCCCAAGCACGCGAATCATTGACACCCTTGCGCCAGCCACTGGAAACCCTCGTGGCACGCCTGCAGACGGTCACCCTCGGCCTGCTGACGGACCTGGGCCAAGGCAAAGTGAACAGCAGCCTCGCCAACTCGGCGCTGTACCTCAAGGTGTTTGGCCACATGGTGATTGGCTGGCGTTGGCTGGAACAGGCGATTCGCGCCGAGGAAGGCCTGGCCAAGGGCAATGCCGCGGACCGCGACTTCTATAAAGGCAAGCTGCAGGCCGCGCGGTACTTCCTGACGTGGGAAGTGCCGGGCTGTCATCATGACCTGGCGATTCTTGAGGCGCGGGATGATACGTGCCTGGAGATGCGGGATGAGTGGTTCTGAGGCGAGACTTGTGGCGCGGCTGAAGGCCAATCGCGAGCAGGCTCGCTCCCACAGAAGGCCGGGGTGAATATAGATCCTGTATCCACCTGAAAAACCTGTGGGAGCGGGCTTGCTCGCGAAGGCGGTATATCAGGCAAATCAATTGCGACTGATACACCGCCTTCGCGAGCAAGCCCGCTCCCACACTTGGATCACCGACAACCCTTAGTCCTGAAAGACTTCAGGCTTGCTGGATCGTCTTGGCAATCACCTCGACCGTGGCGCTGACTTGCTCTTCATAACGGACGAGTTCCGCCTGATGTTGCTTGTGCATTTCCATCTGCTGCGAGCACAGGTTCATCGCCGCCAGCACCAACAGGCGATCACCGATCAGCGTCGGGTATTTCCTCTTGGTATCGGCCAGGGCAGCCTTGAGCATCGAAGCGGCGTCCAGGAGGGCCTGTTCCTGCCCGGCAGGTGCCTTGATCGAATAATCTTCCCCAAGGATCGAAACGACTGTCACCCCATCGGCGGCATGCTTCATGCGCTGACGGGACCGCTGCTGGCGCGCTCGATCAGCGCCTGGATACGGGCGGCGGTGGCGCCGTGCAGTTCTTCCTGTTCCATCAGGTTCAGTTGCAGGCTTTCGTTTTCATCCTTGGCCTTCGCCAGTTCGGCGCTCAGGGTTTCGTTCAGTCCAGCGAGGTGACGGTTCTGTTGCACCAGGTCGTTGACCAGTTGCTCCAGCTGGCTGAGGGATGCTTCCAACATATTGATTTCCAGTCTTTTTCAAGGGGCGCGTACGATAAAGAAAAGTCACCGCCAGCGCCACGGCTCAGAGGGCAGCGGTGTTTCCCTCGCGAGCTGTAAAGACTGTAAACAAGGATTCTGGTTCCTACCCTTCGTCGCGCCGACCGCGTTGCGGTGCGACAAAAGCACGCATCGCCCTCAAGACTCCAGTCGCAGGACCGATAAGCCAGGTAACCAGTCACAGCCCCGCACGGACGCGCTTCTTCACGGTACTTTCCATGTCTCTACGTAATATGAACATCGCGCCGCGGGCGTTCCTGGGGTTTGCCCTGATCGGCGCCCTGATGCTGGCGCTTGGGGTATTTGCCCTGACCCAGATGAGCAAAATCCGCGTATCGGGCGACACCATCGTCCAGAACAGCGTACCCAGCATCAAGGCCCTGGACGAGTTCACCCAACTCACCCTGCGCCTTCGCGTGCTGTCCTATCGCCTGCTGACCAATCGCGAACCCGACGTCCAGCAAAAGACCTATGAGCTGTTCGAGCAACGCAACCAGCAGATCCGCGAAGCGCAGGCCAATTACGAAAAGCTCATCAGCGCGCCGGACGAGCGAACCGCCTACGACCAATATGCGCAGTTGCTTAATCAGTACCGTCAGCTAGAAGAGCGGATGAAGACCCTCTCGCGCAACAATCAGATCGACCAGTTGCAAGCGCTGCTCAACTCCGAAATGCTCACCAACTCCGACGCAATCAATGCGGCGATCAATCGCCTGTTGGAAATCAACAACCGACAAGCCGAGGCGCTTAACCAAGGCGCTGCACAGCAGTACTCGTCGGCGTTTAATTGGGTCGTCACGCTGCTGGTCATCGCCACCGGTCTGACTCTGCTGTTCGCCTGGCTGCTGACCAACAGCATTACCCGTCCGATCAGCAGCGCCCTGGATGCAGCTGAAGAAATCGCCAAGGGCAACCTGACCCGACCGATCACGGTCGATGGCAGCGACGAAGCCGGGCGCCTGCTGCGGGCGATGGCGACCATGCAGGAAAAGCTGCGCGACACCTTGCAGCGGATTTCCGGTTCGGCCACGCAATTGGCCTCCGCCGCTGAAGAACTCAACAGCGTCACCGACGAAAGCGCCCGTGGCCTGACCCAGC
Encoded proteins:
- a CDS encoding acyl-CoA dehydrogenase → MSETLLSSRNLAFELYEVLDAEGLTQRERFAEHNRETFDAALATARNIAEKYFAPHNRKNDENEPRYENGQAVLIPEVKPAVDAFLEAGFLNAARSFDAGGMQLPTLLSQACFAHFQSANAASTSYPFLTMGAANLIESFGSEEQKQRFLQPMIDGRFFGTMALTEPHAGSSLSDIRTRAEPASDGTYRLKGNKIFISGGDHPLSENIVHMVLAKLPDAPPGVKGISLFIVPKFLVNDDGSLGQRNDVLLAGLFHKMGWRGTTSTALNFGDNGECVGYLVGKPHHGLSYMFQMMNEARIGVGMGAVMLGYAGYLYSLEYARERPQGRVPDSKDPTTAPVAIIQHADVRRMLLTQKAYVEGSFDLGLYAARLFDDTTTLESEAERRRAHELLDLLTPIVKSWPSEFCLKANELAIQILGGHGYTREYPVEQYYRDNRLNPIHEGTHGIQSLDLLGRKLAQNDGAGLKQLIRLVADTTERAQARESLTPLRQPLETLVARLQTVTLGLLTDLGQGKVNSSLANSALYLKVFGHMVIGWRWLEQAIRAEEGLAKGNAADRDFYKGKLQAARYFLTWEVPGCHHDLAILEARDDTCLEMRDEWF
- a CDS encoding cell division protein ZapA, which encodes MKHAADGVTVVSILGEDYSIKAPAGQEQALLDAASMLKAALADTKRKYPTLIGDRLLVLAAMNLCSQQMEMHKQHQAELVRYEEQVSATVEVIAKTIQQA